GCGGTGAACGCCAAGCGAAGCTTTTTTATTACTATTCTCCCGGCTGCGCCAACTGCCGCAAGTTCATCGAACGAACGATACCCGCGATAGAGAACGAGATGCATGTCGATATCGATCTGGTCGCGAAGGATATCATGGACCCGGATGTCTATCAGGAGTACAAGGGGAAACTCGATGAGCTCGGGGAGAAAGAACGGGCTTTTCCCATCCTCCTGATCGGGAAGACCGTTCTCCAGGGAGAGGCGGAAATCGAAGGGAGGATGCGGGACGAACTCGCCGCTTTTCTCACCGGAAAGACTCAGGACGGCGGCGATGGTTCGTCTTCCGATTCGGGAGAGGGGGAAACCGGGGATTCCGGGACGACGATCGCCCTGATTCCCGCGATCACCGCCGGACTTCTCGACGGCATCAATCCCTGCGCGTTCGCCACCCTCATTTCGCTTCTGACCGCCCTCGCTCTAGCGGGAAAGCGTAAAAAGGAAATACTCATTATCGGTATATTTTTTACCCTTTCGGTCTTTGCCACCTACTATCTTGTCGGCCTCGGATTCTTCAAGGTGATCCAGACGGCAAACTCCTTCCCGATCGTCTCACTCGTCATCCACTGGCTGCTCGTCGGGGTACTGGTCGTTTTCGCCGGTTTGAGTCTCTACGATTACTACCTTATCCGTGTCGGCCGGACGGGGGATATGATCCTCCAGCTTTCGGACACCTTCAAAAAAAGGATCCAGAATACCATCAAGATGAAGGCCCGGTCAGCCGCGATCGTGGCAAGTTCGATCGTCCTGGGTTTTCTGGTATCCATTTTCGAACTCGGATGCACGGGCCAGGTTTATTTCCCCTTTATCACGGTCAACGTCCTCAAGATCAGAAAAGAGGCGATCGGGTATATCCTTCTCCTTATTTACAATTTCTGCTTCATTCTGCCCCTTGTTCTGGTCTTCGCGTTTACCTATTTCGGGATCAGTTCGAAAAAGG
This genomic stretch from Spirochaetales bacterium harbors:
- a CDS encoding DUF1573 domain-containing protein is translated as MKRSVTMALILIAGCIAYGEIIFSPSVWDLGAIGKDRIIRQELTIENSGDEALEVEIIPTCDCAWSEPGEITVGPGSAVTVLLFFDPHEETGEIEKNFMIKTNLEDKERLFYFIKGRLKGSESAGADIADGAEASGGERQAKLFYYYSPGCANCRKFIERTIPAIENEMHVDIDLVAKDIMDPDVYQEYKGKLDELGEKERAFPILLIGKTVLQGEAEIEGRMRDELAAFLTGKTQDGGDGSSSDSGEGETGDSGTTIALIPAITAGLLDGINPCAFATLISLLTALALAGKRKKEILIIGIFFTLSVFATYYLVGLGFFKVIQTANSFPIVSLVIHWLLVGVLVVFAGLSLYDYYLIRVGRTGDMILQLSDTFKKRIQNTIKMKARSAAIVASSIVLGFLVSIFELGCTGQVYFPFITVNVLKIRKEAIGYILLLIYNFCFILPLVLVFAFTYFGISSKKVTNVFQKHMGTVKLLLAALFLGLAAYMILTK